In one Lolium rigidum isolate FL_2022 chromosome 3, APGP_CSIRO_Lrig_0.1, whole genome shotgun sequence genomic region, the following are encoded:
- the LOC124695904 gene encoding protein EARLY-RESPONSIVE TO DEHYDRATION 7, chloroplastic-like yields MASYNPSPSYPAPSAPPLYPTLAMADLAPVEIPSSPGTPNSPAAPPPSEDILLLIPATQLHLIDRHRSHPLAAGDLTLLRIGAGSTSLAAIAQLGPVQFPPTRDVAAVKHDPCHYSFSLTVPASADDPAPGPLHYGLTLPRPDPRLDGVLAACTSFSAHSVASSEGLAGGVGGEVEAAAYWTAVAPNVEEYGGAVARAIAPGAEGLAKGIIWCGVMTVERLHWGNEVLRKRIQPGDTDAEVTPEMLKRIKRAKKVTKMSEKVATGILSGVGKVTGHFTSSIANSKAGKKFFSLLPGEIVPRRCSPEPSHDAHLPIPCCMTAMWYYLFLGICFCMSC; encoded by the exons ATGGCGTCCTACAACCCCAGCCCCAGCTACCCAGCCCCCTCAGCCCCGCCGCTCTACCCGACGCTCGCCATGGCGGACCTCGCCCCCGTCGAGATCCCCTCCTCCCCGGGCACGCCCAACTCGCCCGCCGCTCCCCCGCCCTCCGAggacatcctcctcctcatccccgCCACCCAGCTCCACCTCATCGACCGGCACCGCAGCCACCCGCTCGCCGCGGGGGACCTCACTCTCCTCCGCATCGGGGCCGGCTCCACCTCCCTCGCCGCCATCGCGCAGCTCGGCCCCGTCCAATTCCCTCCGACCCGCGACGTGGCCGCCGTGAAGCACGACCCCTGCCACTACTCCTTCTCCCTGACCGTCCCAGCCTCCGCTGACGACCCGGCGCCCGGCCCGCTCCACTACGGCCTCACGCTCCCGCGCCCCGACCCGCGCCTCGACGGCGTGCTCGCGGCCTGCACCAGCTTCTCCGCCCACTCCGTGGCCAGCAGCGAGGGGCTCGCCGGCGGGGTGGGCGGCGAGGTCGAGGCCGCCGCGTACTGGACCGCCGTCGCGCCAAACGTCGAGGAGTACGGCGGCGCGGTCGCCAGGGCCATCGCGCCGGGCGCCGAGGGCCTCGCCAAGGGGATCATCTGGTGTGGGGTCATGACGGTGGAGAGGCTCCACTGGGGGAACGAGGTCCTCAGGAAGAGAATCCAGCCTGGGGACACTGACGCCGAGGTCACCCCCGAGATGCTGAAGCGAATCAAAAG GGCTAAGAAGGTCACAAAAATGTCCGAGAAAGTGGCAACCGGAATACTGTCCGGAGTCGGGAAGGTTACTGGCCATTTTACAAGCTCAATAGCTAACTCAAAAGCTGGAAAGAAGTTTTTCAGCCTACTGCCTGGAGAGATTGTTCCGCGCCGCTGCTCCCCCGAGCCCTCCCACGACGCCCACCTACCCATCCCGTGCTGTATGACCGCCATGTGG TATTACCTGTTCCTTGGCATATGTTTCTGCATGTCATGTTAG